A portion of the Pararge aegeria chromosome 10, ilParAegt1.1, whole genome shotgun sequence genome contains these proteins:
- the LOC120627087 gene encoding ras-related protein Rab-11A encodes MGTREDEYDYLFKVVLIGDSGVGKSSLLSRFTRNEFNLESKSTIGVEFATRSIEVDGKTIKAQIWDTAGQERYRAITSAYYRGAVGALLVYDIAKHLSYENVERWLRELRDHADQNILIMLVGNKSDLRHLRSIPTEEAKAFAERNGLSFIETSALDSTNVEPAFQNILTEIYRIVSQKQMRDPPEGDVIRPDAEPADVRPSGADSVRKQCCQ; translated from the exons ATGGGTACAAGAGAGGACGAATACgattatttattcaaag TTGTTTTGATTGGCGATTCTGGTGTGGGAAAGAGTAGTCTCCTATCACGTTTTACTagaaatgaatttaatttagaatcAAAATCTACAATAGGGGTGGAGTTTGCAACAAGGAGTATAGAG GTGGACGGCAAAACCATAAAGGCGCAGATATGGGACACGGCGGGGCAGGAGCGCTACCGCGCCATCACGTCGGCGTACTACCGCGGCGCGGTGGGCGCGCTGCTGGTGTACGACATCGCCAAGCACCTCTCCTACGAGAACGTGGAGCGCTGGCTGCGCGAGCTGCGCGACCACGCCGACCAGAACATCCTCATCATGCTCGTGGGCAACAAGAGCGATCTCAGGCACCTTAG GTCAATCCCAACAGAAGAGGCGAAGGCATTCGCGGAACGGAACGGGCTAAGTTTTATTGAAACGTCCGCCCTCGACTCCACCAACGTGGAGCCGGCATTCCAGAACATATTAACcg AGATCTACAGGATCGTCTCCCAGAAGCAGATGCGCGACCCGCCCGAGGGCGACGTGATCCGGCCCGACGCCGAGCCGGCCGACGTGCGGCCGTCGGGCGCCGACTCCGTGCGCAAGCAGTGCTGCCAGTAG
- the LOC120626815 gene encoding glutathione S-transferase 1-1-like, translating into MPVDLYYVPGSAPCRAVLLTARALNLNLNLKLVDLHHGEHLKPEYLKINPQHTVPTLVDDGYPIYESRAIITYLVNKYGKGSALYPEEPKARALVDQRLYFDIGTLYQRFSDYFYPQIFGGAPADKDKLAKVEDALQLLDTFLEGQKYVAGPNLTVADLSIVAGVSSFEASDVDFKKYANVKRWYETVKSTAPGYQEANEKGLDAFKGLVNSILKK; encoded by the exons ATGCCTGTGGACCTGTACTACGTGCCCGGCTCGGCGCCTTGCAGGGCGGTACTGCTGACGGCGCGCGCGCTAAACCTCAACCTGAACCTAAAGCTGGTGGACCTGCACCACGGTGAACACCTCAAACCGGAATACCTCAAG ATCAACCCTCAACACACAGTCCCAACACTCGTGGACGACGGCTACCCGATCTACGAGTCGCGTGCTATCATCACCTACCTCGTCAACAAGTACGGCAAGGGCAGCGCGCTGTACCCCGAGGAGCCCAAGGCGCGGGCGTTGGTCGACCAGCGCCTGTACTTCGACATCGGCACGCTGTACCAGAGATTCAGCGATTACTTT TACCCACAAATCTTTGGAGGTGCTCCCGCCGACAAGGACAAGCTGGCCAAGGTAGAAGACGCCCTGCAGCTTCTGGACACATTCCTGGAGGGACAGAAGTACGTCGCCGGGCCAAACCTCACCGTGGCCGACCTCAGCATCGTCGCTGGTGTCTCTAGCTTCGAAGCATCCGACGTTGACTTCAAGAAATACGCCAACGTCAAGAG GTGGTACGAAACCGTCAAGTCCACAGCGCCTGGATACCAAGAAGCCAACGAGAAAGGCCTGGACGCATTCAAGGGGCTCGTCAACAGCATCCTAAAGAAGTAA